A portion of the Nitratidesulfovibrio termitidis HI1 genome contains these proteins:
- the alaS gene encoding alanine--tRNA ligase — protein sequence MITANEIRRRFLEFFQSQGHEIVRSSSLVPKDDPSLLFTNAGMVQFKKTFLGQEKRGYVRATTSQKCLRVGGKHNDLENVGRTARHHTFFEMLGNFSFGDYFKEDAIKFAWKFLTEDLKLPKERLYATVFRDDDEAHDLWLAHTDIPAERIYRMGEKDNFWSMGDTGPCGPCSEILIDQGEHMTCGPNCGIGKCDCDRYLEIWNLVFMQYDQAADGTRSNLPKPSIDTGMGLERIAAVCQGVYSNFDTDLFQAIIQYTCGIAGVSYRANDETDTALRVIADHSRSMAFMITDGILPSNEGRGYVLRRLIRRAYRFGRLIGQTGTFLHKTAMKVVEVMGDDYPELRGNADFMARVVREEEERFNRTLDKGLALLEEELESLRGAGSTRVAGDVAFKLYDTYGFPLDIVNDIAEKRGFTVDEDGFRTLMAEQKERAKAAWKGSGESDIASRFHALLEEGLRSEFIGYDHLSGDSRVVALLDASGLPSEGLPKGAKGYLVATRTPFYGASGGQTGDLGAITSPSGKARVLDTLKPSPELTVHQIETVDGEILPDQEVQLQVEEDERVASARNHTCTHLLHAALRRVLGDHVKQAGSLVAPDRLRFDFTHIAAMTPEEIAAVEREVNRVILADLPLETDHMAYDAALTRGAMALFGEKYGDEVRVVAIADESVELCGGTHLRATGQAGLFLILSEGGVAAGVRRIEAITGWNALRMVMDQRAELGQLSGLLKVRSGEIVPRVEALQKDVKSLRKDLEKASSQATSGQGRNIMDELAEINGVKVLAAKVEVPNVKALRDLMDDVRSKLPSGIACLAAPDGDKVSLIVAVSKDLHDRFTAPALIKAVATAVGGSGGGRPDMAQAGGTNPAGIDEAFDILRKTIAG from the coding sequence GTGATAACCGCCAACGAAATCCGGCGCCGGTTCCTTGAATTCTTCCAGTCGCAGGGCCACGAGATCGTGCGCTCTTCTTCCCTCGTGCCCAAGGACGACCCCTCGCTGCTGTTCACCAACGCGGGGATGGTGCAGTTCAAGAAAACATTCCTGGGGCAGGAAAAACGCGGCTACGTGCGGGCCACCACCTCGCAGAAGTGCCTGCGCGTGGGCGGCAAGCACAACGACCTTGAAAACGTGGGCCGCACCGCGCGCCACCACACCTTTTTCGAAATGCTGGGCAACTTCTCGTTCGGCGACTACTTCAAGGAAGACGCCATCAAGTTCGCCTGGAAGTTTCTGACCGAAGACCTGAAGCTGCCCAAGGAACGCCTGTACGCCACCGTGTTCCGCGACGACGACGAGGCGCACGACCTGTGGCTGGCGCACACCGACATCCCGGCGGAACGCATCTACCGCATGGGAGAGAAGGACAACTTCTGGTCCATGGGCGATACCGGCCCCTGCGGCCCGTGCTCGGAAATCCTCATCGACCAGGGCGAGCACATGACCTGCGGGCCGAACTGCGGCATCGGCAAGTGCGACTGTGACCGCTATCTGGAAATCTGGAACCTGGTGTTCATGCAGTACGACCAGGCCGCCGACGGCACCCGTTCCAACCTCCCCAAGCCCTCCATCGACACGGGCATGGGGCTGGAGCGCATCGCCGCCGTATGCCAGGGCGTGTACTCGAACTTCGACACCGACCTGTTCCAGGCCATCATCCAGTACACCTGCGGCATCGCCGGGGTGTCCTACCGCGCCAACGACGAGACGGACACCGCCCTGCGCGTCATCGCCGACCACAGCCGTTCCATGGCCTTCATGATCACCGACGGCATCCTGCCCTCCAACGAGGGGCGCGGCTACGTGCTGCGCCGCCTGATCCGCCGTGCCTACCGCTTCGGGCGGCTCATCGGACAGACCGGCACCTTCCTGCACAAGACCGCCATGAAGGTGGTCGAGGTGATGGGCGACGACTACCCCGAACTGCGCGGCAATGCCGATTTCATGGCCCGCGTGGTGCGCGAGGAAGAAGAACGCTTCAACCGCACCCTGGACAAGGGCCTGGCCCTGCTGGAAGAGGAACTGGAAAGCCTGCGCGGCGCGGGCAGCACCCGCGTGGCGGGCGACGTGGCCTTCAAGCTGTACGACACCTACGGCTTCCCGCTCGACATCGTGAACGACATCGCGGAAAAGCGCGGCTTCACGGTGGACGAGGACGGCTTCCGCACCCTGATGGCCGAGCAGAAGGAACGCGCCAAGGCCGCCTGGAAGGGGTCGGGCGAATCGGACATCGCCTCGCGTTTCCACGCCCTGCTCGAAGAAGGCCTGCGCTCGGAATTCATCGGCTACGACCACCTTTCGGGCGACAGCCGCGTGGTGGCCCTGCTGGATGCCTCCGGCCTGCCCAGCGAAGGGCTGCCCAAGGGCGCCAAGGGCTACCTTGTGGCCACCCGCACCCCGTTCTACGGCGCCTCGGGCGGCCAGACGGGCGACCTTGGGGCCATCACCTCGCCTTCCGGCAAGGCCCGCGTGCTGGACACCCTGAAGCCCTCGCCCGAACTTACCGTGCACCAGATCGAAACAGTGGACGGTGAAATCCTGCCCGACCAGGAAGTGCAGTTGCAGGTTGAAGAGGACGAGCGCGTGGCCTCTGCCCGCAACCACACCTGCACCCACCTGCTGCACGCCGCCCTGCGCCGCGTGCTGGGCGACCACGTGAAGCAGGCCGGATCGCTGGTGGCCCCCGACCGCCTGCGCTTCGACTTCACCCACATCGCCGCCATGACGCCGGAAGAAATCGCCGCCGTGGAGCGCGAGGTGAACCGGGTTATCCTGGCCGACCTGCCGCTGGAAACCGACCACATGGCCTACGACGCCGCCCTGACCCGCGGGGCCATGGCCCTGTTTGGCGAAAAGTACGGCGACGAGGTGCGCGTGGTGGCCATTGCCGACGAATCGGTGGAGCTGTGCGGCGGCACGCACCTGCGCGCCACCGGCCAGGCCGGGCTGTTCCTTATCCTGTCCGAAGGCGGCGTGGCCGCCGGGGTGCGCCGTATCGAGGCCATCACCGGCTGGAACGCCCTGCGCATGGTCATGGACCAGCGTGCCGAACTGGGCCAGTTGTCCGGGCTGCTGAAGGTCCGCTCCGGCGAGATCGTGCCCCGCGTGGAGGCCCTGCAGAAGGACGTGAAGAGCCTGCGCAAGGATCTGGAGAAAGCCAGTTCCCAGGCCACGTCCGGCCAGGGCCGCAACATCATGGACGAACTGGCCGAGATCAACGGCGTGAAGGTGCTGGCCGCCAAGGTGGAAGTGCCCAACGTGAAGGCCCTGCGCGACCTGATGGACGACGTGCGCTCCAAGCTCCCTTCGGGCATCGCCTGCCTGGCCGCCCCTGACGGCGACAAGGTGAGCCTGATCGTGGCCGTTTCCAAGGACCTGCACGACCGCTTCACCGCCCCGGCCCTGATCAAGGCCGTGGCGACCGCCGTGGGCGGCTCCGGCGGCGGGCGACCCGACATGGCCCAGGCCGGCGGCACCAACCCGGCGGGCATCGACGAGGCCTTTGATATCCTGCGCAAGACCATCGCAGGCTAA
- a CDS encoding 2-phospho-L-lactate transferase CofD family protein, translated as MTGDAAHGPRMVFFTGGTALKSLSHALTGRTHNSVHLVTPFDSGGSTAVLRRYIRMPAVGDLRNRLLALADPGVATPPLVALCDLRLSDAGEYDTLMQRLYALASERDPAWRGIDPLVADVLRLHLRWFLEFAPPGFDPHGACLGNLLLAGGYLRHGGGLGPVLHLFTRLLRVRGTVVPIVDDDLHLAAELADGSVLLGQHRITGKGVPGITAPVRRLFLTRTRPDGGDVAGAGAVGNVGNVGDDGNDGNDSGACGAGKGARDRACAGASVPPVEARVPVSGVAARHIAEADLICFPMGSFYTSVLANLLPEGVGRAVAAAPCPKVYVPNSGIDPEQIGLSVADCAAALLAALRRDVGTEIPAARLLNTVVVDTRNGVYPGGIDHEGLHAQGVDVLDAPVVRALPGGGAQSVKVAGRHDADAVADLLMGLARPREQGKQGG; from the coding sequence ATGACCGGCGATGCCGCGCATGGGCCGCGCATGGTCTTCTTTACCGGGGGCACGGCGCTGAAGTCGCTCAGCCATGCCCTGACGGGGCGGACGCACAATTCCGTGCATCTGGTCACCCCTTTCGATTCCGGCGGCAGCACGGCCGTGCTGCGGCGCTACATCCGCATGCCCGCCGTGGGCGACCTGCGCAACCGCCTGCTGGCCCTGGCCGACCCCGGCGTGGCCACGCCGCCGCTGGTGGCCCTGTGCGACCTGCGCCTGTCCGACGCCGGGGAATACGATACCCTGATGCAGCGGCTGTATGCGCTGGCCTCCGAGCGCGATCCTGCCTGGCGCGGCATCGACCCGCTGGTGGCCGATGTGCTGCGCCTGCACCTGCGTTGGTTTCTGGAATTCGCGCCGCCCGGCTTCGACCCGCACGGGGCGTGCCTGGGCAACCTGCTGCTGGCGGGCGGCTACCTGCGCCACGGCGGCGGGCTGGGGCCGGTGCTGCACCTGTTCACGCGCCTGTTGCGGGTGCGGGGCACGGTGGTCCCCATCGTGGACGACGACCTGCATCTGGCGGCGGAGTTGGCCGACGGCAGCGTGCTGCTGGGGCAGCACCGCATCACCGGCAAGGGCGTGCCCGGCATCACTGCCCCGGTGCGCCGCCTGTTCCTGACGCGCACTCGCCCTGATGGTGGTGACGTTGCTGGTGCTGGCGCTGTTGGCAATGTTGGCAATGTTGGCGATGACGGCAATGACGGCAATGACAGCGGGGCCTGCGGGGCCGGTAAGGGCGCACGCGACCGTGCCTGCGCGGGAGCTTCCGTTCCCCCCGTCGAGGCGCGCGTGCCCGTATCCGGCGTGGCCGCCCGGCACATCGCGGAAGCGGACCTGATCTGCTTCCCCATGGGCAGCTTTTACACCAGCGTGCTGGCCAACCTGTTGCCCGAAGGGGTAGGCCGCGCCGTGGCTGCGGCCCCGTGCCCCAAGGTGTACGTGCCCAACAGCGGCATCGATCCGGAACAGATTGGCCTGTCCGTGGCCGACTGCGCCGCCGCCCTGCTGGCTGCGTTGCGGCGCGACGTGGGCACTGAAATTCCCGCTGCCCGCCTGCTGAACACAGTGGTGGTGGATACCCGCAACGGGGTATACCCCGGCGGCATCGACCACGAAGGGCTGCACGCGCAGGGAGTGGATGTGCTGGATGCGCCTGTGGTGCGCGCTCTGCCCGGCGGCGGGGCGCAATCCGTCAAGGTGGCGGGACGGCACGACGCCGACGCGGTGGCTGACCTGCTGATGGGGTTGGCGCGTCCGCGTGAACAGGGCAAACAGGGCGGTTAG
- the phoU gene encoding phosphate signaling complex protein PhoU — translation METHFHQQLQKLRLKVLEMAAHSQAAIETAVRALQNRDADAARSVISGDKLINTIECEIDELSFRLLALDQPMAVDLRIIVAIMRASMYLERVGDEAVNIAEAAMFLASRPPLPEMPSLNELGTHAVDMFRKAVMSFRESDAGLARELRVLDKRCNQLDVQVLRELMDYMSRESPAVERAVHTILVSRSLERVGDLSTNVGETVMFIVEGLNIKHSFQINSGGACS, via the coding sequence GTGGAAACGCATTTTCACCAGCAATTGCAGAAGCTTCGCCTGAAGGTGCTCGAGATGGCCGCGCATTCGCAGGCGGCCATAGAAACCGCCGTGCGCGCCTTGCAAAACCGCGATGCCGATGCCGCGCGCTCGGTCATCTCGGGCGACAAGCTGATCAACACCATAGAGTGCGAGATCGACGAGCTCAGCTTCCGGCTGCTGGCGCTGGACCAGCCCATGGCCGTGGACCTGCGCATCATCGTGGCCATCATGCGGGCCAGCATGTACCTGGAACGGGTGGGCGACGAGGCCGTGAACATCGCCGAGGCGGCCATGTTCCTGGCCTCCAGGCCGCCGTTGCCGGAAATGCCCAGCCTGAACGAACTGGGCACCCACGCCGTGGACATGTTCCGCAAGGCGGTGATGTCCTTCCGTGAAAGCGACGCCGGGCTGGCCCGCGAACTGCGCGTTCTGGACAAGCGCTGCAACCAGCTGGACGTGCAGGTGCTGCGCGAACTGATGGACTACATGAGCCGCGAAAGCCCCGCCGTGGAGCGCGCGGTGCATACCATCCTTGTCTCGCGCAGCCTGGAACGGGTGGGCGACCTGTCCACCAACGTGGGCGAGACGGTGATGTTCATCGTCGAAGGGTTGAACATCAAGCACAGCTTCCAGATCAATTCCGGCGGCGCGTGCAGCTAG
- the pstB gene encoding phosphate ABC transporter ATP-binding protein PstB: MPDSKNVKMHAASLNFYYGDFQALHDINLEFERNQVTALIGPSGCGKSTFLRCLNRMNDLIPISRVDGEICLDGMNIHDARLDVVELRRRVGMVFQKPNPFPKSIFENVAYGLRVNGVRDKEYIAEKVEQSLRHAALWDEVKDRLHESGLGLSGGQQQRLCIARALAVEPEVLLMDEPASALDPIATQKIEELIHILKKDYTIIIVTHSMQQAARVSDLTAFFYMGKLVEWGATEMMFTRPRNKQTEDYITGRFG, from the coding sequence ATGCCAGACAGCAAGAACGTGAAGATGCACGCGGCGTCGCTGAATTTCTACTACGGCGACTTTCAGGCGCTGCACGACATCAACCTGGAATTCGAACGCAACCAGGTCACCGCGCTCATCGGGCCTTCGGGCTGCGGCAAGAGCACCTTCCTGCGGTGTCTGAACCGCATGAACGACCTCATCCCCATCTCGCGCGTGGATGGCGAGATATGCCTTGACGGCATGAACATCCACGACGCCCGGCTGGACGTGGTGGAACTGCGTCGCCGCGTGGGCATGGTGTTCCAGAAGCCGAACCCCTTCCCCAAGTCGATTTTCGAGAACGTGGCCTACGGGCTGCGCGTCAACGGGGTGCGCGACAAGGAATACATCGCCGAAAAGGTGGAGCAAAGCCTGCGCCACGCAGCCCTGTGGGACGAGGTGAAGGACCGCCTGCACGAATCCGGGCTGGGCCTTTCCGGTGGCCAGCAGCAGCGCCTGTGCATCGCGCGGGCCCTGGCCGTGGAACCCGAGGTGCTGCTGATGGACGAACCCGCTTCGGCGCTGGATCCCATCGCCACCCAGAAGATCGAGGAACTCATCCACATCCTGAAGAAGGACTACACCATCATCATCGTGACCCACAGCATGCAGCAGGCGGCCCGCGTTTCCGACCTGACGGCCTTCTTCTACATGGGAAAGCTGGTGGAGTGGGGCGCGACGGAAATGATGTTCACCCGGCCGCGCAACAAGCAGACAGAAGACTATATTACCGGCCGGTTCGGGTAG
- a CDS encoding response regulator — protein sequence MTKERILVVEDDEDILQLLTFTFESAGFEVRTATTGREGLDIALRQKPALVLLDLMLPGMSGLDVCRELKRLPETEDVPVIMLTARGEEVDRIVGLELGADDYVVKPFSPRELVLRIRAVLKRAQGVAENPQRSQWQIDGLALDLDAHRVEVDGEEAALTATEFRLLAELVRNRGRVRTRDQLLNTVWGYEFEGYARTVDTHVRRLRQKIGGYAAMIETIRGVGYRFKEQ from the coding sequence ATGACGAAAGAGCGCATTCTGGTGGTGGAAGACGACGAGGACATCCTGCAGTTGCTGACCTTCACCTTCGAATCCGCCGGGTTCGAGGTGCGCACGGCCACCACGGGACGCGAAGGCCTGGACATAGCGCTGCGACAAAAGCCCGCGCTGGTCCTGCTGGACCTGATGCTGCCCGGCATGAGCGGCCTTGACGTGTGCCGCGAACTGAAGCGCCTGCCGGAAACGGAAGACGTGCCGGTGATCATGCTCACCGCGCGCGGCGAGGAAGTGGACCGCATCGTGGGGCTGGAACTGGGTGCCGACGACTACGTGGTGAAGCCCTTCAGCCCGCGCGAACTGGTGCTGCGCATCCGTGCCGTGCTCAAGCGCGCGCAGGGCGTGGCCGAAAACCCCCAGCGCTCGCAGTGGCAGATCGACGGGCTTGCCCTGGACCTTGACGCGCACCGTGTGGAAGTGGACGGCGAGGAAGCCGCCCTGACCGCCACCGAATTCCGCCTGTTGGCGGAACTGGTGCGCAACCGGGGCCGTGTGCGCACCCGCGACCAGTTGCTGAACACCGTGTGGGGCTACGAGTTCGAGGGGTACGCCCGCACGGTGGACACCCACGTGCGCAGGCTGCGCCAGAAGATCGGCGGCTACGCGGCCATGATCGAAACCATCCGGGGCGTGGGATACCGCTTCAAGGAACAGTAG
- a CDS encoding 3'-5' exonuclease — MKKIPERYRRKISKDEINELPLERYAGEIRIVRSEEELADAVDRLRDEDVLGFDTETRPTFRKGKVNLPSLVQLACSDVVYLFQLNWLPFGEALASVLSDADIVKTGVAVRDDIRDLQKLFAFNDAGVVDLGEVARDLGLETHGLRNLAANFLEVRISKGAQCSNWSNRELAPQQVLYAATDAWVSREIHLRMRRLGLIDR, encoded by the coding sequence ATGAAGAAGATTCCCGAACGGTATCGGCGTAAGATCAGCAAGGACGAGATCAACGAGCTGCCCCTCGAGCGGTATGCGGGTGAAATCCGCATTGTCCGCAGCGAGGAGGAACTCGCTGATGCCGTCGACCGTCTGCGTGACGAGGATGTGCTGGGCTTCGACACCGAAACCCGCCCCACCTTCCGCAAGGGCAAGGTCAACCTGCCGTCGCTGGTGCAGCTTGCCTGCAGCGACGTGGTCTACCTGTTCCAGCTCAACTGGCTGCCCTTTGGCGAGGCGCTGGCCTCCGTGCTGTCCGACGCGGACATCGTCAAGACCGGCGTGGCCGTGCGCGACGACATCCGCGACCTGCAAAAGCTGTTCGCCTTCAACGACGCGGGAGTGGTGGACCTGGGCGAGGTGGCGCGCGACCTGGGCCTTGAAACGCACGGCCTGCGCAACCTTGCCGCCAACTTTCTGGAAGTGCGCATCTCCAAGGGCGCCCAGTGCTCCAACTGGAGCAACCGCGAACTGGCCCCCCAGCAGGTGCTGTACGCCGCCACCGATGCCTGGGTCAGCCGCGAGATCCACCTGCGCATGCGCAGGCTGGGGCTCATCGACCGCTAG